From Daucus carota subsp. sativus chromosome 6, DH1 v3.0, whole genome shotgun sequence, the proteins below share one genomic window:
- the LOC135147019 gene encoding sugar transporter ERD6-like 5 yields MEDLNLSIAQFSLFGSLLNFGGMFGAISSGKIADLMGRKLTMLLMDVSLIIGWSAIIFAQSALWLQLGRFSLGYGFGILTFLLPVYVAEISPKNIRGRFSGAVALMVNIGVSVMFFIGNLIAWRTLAVIGVLPILIHALGLVFVPESPRWLANTGRERQLEDTLQRLRGVNADITEEATEIRDSTTHHQLSEPRFMEMFEKKYARSLIVVIGTLILLPLGGGQALVFYASLIFKKAGASVITGTTAYAIIQIPVCAMGALLLDRTGRRAVLLVSLISACLGSFLAALTFVLQDLNQWKELTGTLVLIFVLVTLFSLAVGGSVPWVLMGEMLPINIKGFAGSLGTFSSMFVGWIVNYVFNFLLEWSPSDDSRNKRKNIGRDRSVNAHLNLCINSEGIIFCIIYVAVSYLLENFYIMS; encoded by the exons ATGGAAGACTTGAATCTATCTATTGCTCAG TTCTCTTTATTCGGTTCACTCTTAAATTTTGGAGGTATGTTTGGTGCAATTTCAAGTGGAAAGATAGCAGATCTCATGGGCAGGAAACTT ACAATGTTGCTGATGGACGTATCACTTATCATTGGGTGGTCAGCAATTATTTTTGCCCAG AGTGCTTTATGGCTTCAACTTGGAAGGTTTTCATTGGGATATGGATTTGGGATTCTGACCTTCTTG TTACCAGTATATGTTGCTGAAATCTCACCAAAAAATATTCGGGGAAGATTTTCTGGAGCAGTTGCG TTAATGGTAAATATTGGTGTTTCTGTGATGTTTTTCATCGGAAATCTCATTGCATGGCGAACCTTGGCTGTAATAG GAGTTCTACCAATTCTCATACATGCTCTGGGGTTAGTTTTTGTACCGGAGTCACCTAGATGGTTG GCAAATACTGGTCGAGAAAGACAGTTAGAAGATACTCTACAACGCCTAAGGGGAGTAAATGCTGATATTACGGAAGAAGCAACAGAAATAAGA GATTCAACTACTCATCATCAGCTCTCAGAACCTAGATTCATGGAAATGTTTGAGAAAAAATATGCTCGTTCGCTCATT GTAGTCATTGGTACACTAATATTATTACCACTTGGTGGCGGCCAAGCGCTTGTGTTTTATGCAAGCTTGATTTTCAAAAAAGCTG GTGCTTCAGTTATCACTGGTACCACAGCATATGCAATAATTCAg ATTCCAGTTTGTGCAATGGGTGCACTCTTGCTAGATAGAACAGGAAGACGTGCAGTTTTACTG GTATCTTTGATCAGCGCATGCTTGGGGAGCTTTCTTGCTGCATTAACATTCGTCTTACAG GATCTGAATCAATGGAAGGAGTTGACTGGCACATTAGTGCTCATATTTGTTCTG GTAACTCTTTTTTCATTAGCAGTGGGGGGTTCTGTACCGTGGGTTTTGATGGGCGAG ATGCTTCCGATAAACATTAAGGGTTTTGCCGGAAGTTTGGGAACATTTTCAAGCATGTTTGTTGGTTGGATTGTTAATTATGTCTTCAACTTCTTACTAGAATGGAGTCCATCAG ATGATTCCAGAAACAAAAGGAAGAACATTGGAAGAGATAGAAGCGTCAATGCTCacttaaatttatgtattaacaGTGAAGGGATTAtcttttgtattatatatgttGCTGTTTCTTATCTTCTAgagaatttttatattatgtctTAA
- the LOC108225208 gene encoding protein BONZAI 3, with product MGGCFSDIQGGKQAVIGGGTQQGVSGGGHNDAVDFFFKTKGLDPLYTQTELSFSASKLRDCDFMSKSDPMLVVYEKKRDGSFVELGRTEVIMNNLDPIWIAKIPVAYQFEIVQPLYFQVYDVDTKYHNVPPKMLKLKDQDYLGEANCVLSEIVTTKSRSKTLNLHNNRGPGFKNCGTITVHAEETVAPRNAIEVAFRCARLDNKDFFSKSDPFLRISRIIETGGHVPICKTGVVNNNLNPTWPPLCLSTQQYVSKENPLLIECFDFNSNGDHILIGKLQKSVADFERLNKEKVGENFILPSRRKGRQKVLKGQLFVDSFVEKQLYSFIDYISSGFELNFMVAVDFTASNGNPRSPESLHYVDPSGRLNAYQQAIMEVGEVLQFYDSDRRFPAWGFGGKTLDGVVSHCFNLNGSPNGVEVEGVGGIMAAYTYALNNVSLCGPTLFGQVINRAAELAAQSASSDYRKYFVLLIITDGVLTDLQETTDSIVRASDLPLSILIVGVGNADFKQMEILDADNGNFLKSSNGRIATRDIVQFVPMREMHAGQISVVQSLLEELPGQFLTHMRGRNIKPTGANADAD from the exons atgggagggTGTTTTTCTGATATTCAGGGAGGGAAGCAAGCAGTGATAGGAGGTGGGACCCAGCAAGGTGTAAGTGGAGGGGGCCATAACGATGCAgttgacttcttcttcaagactAAGGGTCTTGATCCTCTTTATACTCAAACTGAG CTATCTTTTTCGGCTTCAAAGTTACGTGATTGTGATTTCATGTCAAAG AGTGATCCTATGCTTGTTGTatatgaaaagaaaagagaCGGAAGCTTTGTGGAACTTGGTCGTACTGAAGTCATAATGAACAATCTGGACCCTATATGGATTGCGAAAATTCCGGTGGCTTATCAGTTTGAGATTGTTCAGCCATTATA TTTCCAAGTTTATGATGTAGATACAAAGTATCATAATGTACCACCAAAG ATGCTGAAATTGAAAGATCAAGATTATCTTGGGGAGGCAAACTGTGTTTTGTCTGAG ATTGTGACTACAAAAAGTCGTTCTAAAACCCTCAATCTTCACAATAATCGTGGGCCTGGTTTTAAGAACTGTGGCACAATCACTGTCCATGCAGAGGAAACTGTTGCTCCGAGAAATGCTATAGAGGTGGCATTTCGTTGTGCACGTTTAGATAACAAGGATTTTTTCTCCAAAAGT GATCCATTTTTGAGAATCTCCAGGATTATTGAGACTGGTGGTCACGTTCCAATCTGCAAGACAGGAGTTGTGAACAACAACCTAAATCCAACTTGGCCTCCCCTATGTCTAAGCACACAGCAATATGTGAGCAAG GAAAACCCACTACTTATTGAATGCTTCGATTTTAACAGTAATGGAGATCATATCCTTATTGG CAAACTTCAAAAATCAGTAGCTGATTTTGAACGACTTAACAAAGAAAAGGTTGGTGAGAATTTTATCTTACCCTCTCGTCGCAAGGGTCGTCAAAAG GTTCTGAAAGGTCAGCTTTTCGTGGATAGTTTTGTTGAGAAGCAATTATACAGTTTCATTGATTACATATCTAGTGGGTTTGAACTCAACTTCATGGTCGCTGTTGattttactg CATCAAATGGAAATCCACGTAGTCCAGAATCTTTGCACTATGTCGATCCTTCAGGCCGATTAAATGCTTATCAGCAG GCTATAATGGAGGTCGGAGAGGTTCTTCAATTCTATGATTCTGATAGGCGCTTTCCTGCTTGGGGATTTGGTGGAAAGACATTGGATGGGGTAGTTTCTCATTGCTTCAATCTGAATGGAAGTCCCAATGGTGTTGAG GTTGAAGGAGTTGGAGGCATCATGGCTGCATATACCTATGCTTTGAATAATGTTTCTCTTTGCGGACCTACTCTGTTCGGTCAAGTGATTAACCGGGCTGCAGAGTTAGCTGCCCAATCAGCTTCATCTGACTACAGAAAATATTTTGTCCTGTTAATTATCACG GATGGAGTCCTTACAGATCTTCAAGAAACGACAGATTCCATTGTTAGGGCATCTGACCTTCCCCTTTCGATTCTTATTGTTGGAGTTGGTAATGCAGATTTTAAACAAATGGAG ATTCTTGATGCTGATAATGGAAATTTCTTAAAAAGCTCTAATGGAAGAATAGCTACAAGAGACATTGTTCAATTTGTTCCAATGCGCGAGATGCATG CCGGGCAGATTTCTGTGGTGCAAAGCTTATTAGAGGAGCTTCCTGGACAGTTCTTAACACACATGCGCGGCAGAAATATAAAACCAACAGGTGCTAATGCAGATGCGGACTAG
- the LOC108224239 gene encoding protein BONZAI 3, giving the protein MGGCFSDVKGGQQAIGGGGVGGPQLPLQQQASGGAGGGHNDAVDFFYKTKGLDALFTQIELSLSASKLRDRDIMSKSDPMVVVYAKKRDESLVELGRTEVIMNNLDPIWIGKVPVAYQFEIVQPLVFHVYDVDTKYHNLPVKELKLKDQEFLGEASCVLSEIVTKQSRSLTLSLHNKNGPGLKNFGTITVHAEETAASRNAVEVVFRCTHLDNKDLFSKSDPFLRISRIVESGGAVPICKTEIVNNNLNPVWKPLCLSMQQYGSKDNPLVIECFDFNSSGDHVLIGKLQKSVADFERIHREKAGANFILPSSHHRGHEKVLKGQLFVDSFVEKQLFSFIDYISSGFELNFMVAVDFTASNGHPRSPGSLHYIDPSGRLNAYQQAIIEVGDVIQFYDSDRRFPAWGFGGKTHDGLISHCFNLNGSLSGFEVEGVEGIMAAYASALQNVTLSGPTLFSQVINRAADLAGQSLSHNSSKYFVLLIITDGVLTDLQETKDAIIKASDLPLSILIVGVGNADFKQMEILDADNGHRLESSAGRIATRDIVQFVSMRDVHAGQISVVQSLLEELPGQFLTYMRSRSIIPIGASDPQSTYPP; this is encoded by the exons atgggagggTGTTTTTCAGATGTGAAAGGAGGGCAACAAGCAATCGGAGGAGGTGGTGTGGGTGGGCCCCAATTGCCTCTCCAGCAACAAGCAAGTGGCGGCGCTGGCGGAGGTCACAATGACGCGGTTGACTTCTTCTACAAGACCAAGGGTCTTGACGCCCTTTTTACTCAAATtgag CTATCTTTATCGGCGTCAAAGTTGCGCGATCGAGATATCATGTCAAAG AGTGATCCGATGGTAGTTGTTTATGCAAAGAAAAGAGATGAAAGTTTAGTAGAACTTGGACGCACAGAAGTCATAATGAATAACTTAGACCCTATTTGGATTGGAAAAGTTCCTGTGGCGTATCAGTTTGAGATTGTCCAGCCATTAGT CTTCCATGTTTATGATGTAGATACGAAGTATCACAATCTACCTGTGAAG GAGCTGAAATTGAAAGATCAAGAATTTCTTGGGGAGGCAAGCTGTGTTTTGTCTGAG ATTGTGACTAAACAAAGTCGTTCTTTAACCCTCAGTCTACACAATAAAAATGGCCCTGGTTTAAAGAATTTTGGTACGATCACTGTCCATGCGGAGGAAACTGCTGCTTCAAGAAATGCTGTCGAGGTGGTATTTCGTTGCACGCATTTGGATAACAAAGACCTTTTCTCCAAAAGT GATCCATTTCTAAGGATCTCCAGGATTGTGGAATCGGGAGGTGCTGTACCAATATGCAAGACAGAGATCGTGAACAACAATTTGAATCCAGTTTGGAAGCCCCTGTGTCTGAGCATGCAGCAATATGGGAGCAAA GATAACCCACTAGTTATTGAATGTTTTGATTTTAACAGTAGCGGGGATCACGTCCTTATTGG GAAGCTGCAAAAATCAGTAGCCGACTTTGAAAGAATTCACAGAGAAAAAGCTGGGGCTAATTTTATCTTACCATCTTCACATCACAGGGGTCATGAAAAG GTTCTTAAAGGGCAACTTTTCGTGGATAGTTTTGTTGAGAAACAACTATTCAGTTTTATAGATTACATCTCTAGCGGGTTCGAACTCAACTTCATGGTTGCTGTTGATTTCACCG CCTCAAATGGACATCCACGAAGTCCAGGTTCTTTACACTATATTGATCCTTCGGGTCGGTTGAATGCGTACCAGCAG GCTATCATAGAGGTCGGGGATGTTATTCAGTTCTATGATTCAGACAGGCGCTTTCCTGCTTGGGGCTTTGGTGGAAAGACACATGATGGTTTAATATCTCATTGTTTCAACTTGAATGGAAGTCTTAGTGGCTTTGAG GTTGAGGGAGTTGAAGGAATCATGGCTGCATATGCAAGTGCTTTGCAGAATGTTACTCTTTCTGGACCTACTCTATTCAGTCAAGTGATTAACAGGGCTGCAGATTTGGCTGGACAGTCCCTGTCACATAACTCCAGCAAATACTTTGTCTTGCTTATTATTACG GATGGAGTTCTTACAGATCTTCAAGAAACTAAAGATGCTATAATCAAGGCTTCTGATCTACCCCTTTCAATTCTTATTGTTGGAGTTGGTAATGCGGATTTTAAACAAATGGAG ATTCTTGACGCTGATAATGGACATCGCTTAGAGAGCTCTGCGGGAAGAATAGCTACCAGAGATATTGTGCAATTTGTTTCAATGCGAGATGTGCATG CTGGGCAGATCTCCGTGGTGCAAAGCCTATTGGAGGAGCTTCCTGGGCAGTTTTTGACGTACATGCGCAGCAGAAGTATAATACCAATTGGTGCTAGTGATCCACAATCTACCTATCCCCCCTAA
- the LOC108226011 gene encoding sugar transporter ERD6-like 10 produces MERESMEEGLIKKSMTKNDTKSNGKEDIMGSSVTPLLLVSTVLSGLVALSNGCAAGYTSAAEAGIMEDLSLSIAQFSLFGSILNFGSMLGAIASGKLADLMGRKLTMLLMDILLIIGWSAIIFAQGALWLQFGRLSLGFGFGILTFLLPVYIAEITPKSIRGRFSGAVMLMLNVGVSVMFFVGNLIAWRSLAVIGVLPILIHVLGLYFVPESPRWLANTGREIQFEDTLQRLRGLNADITGEATEIRDSIATLHQLSEPRFMEMFEKKYARSLIVVIGTLVLLPLGGSLGLVFYASSIFRAAGASVTLGTTAYAIIQIPVGALGVLSLDRTGRRPLLLVSFIGAFLGSVFAGVAFVLQDLNPWKELSGTLVLIGVLVNLLSYAAAVSVPWVIMAEMLPINIKGSAGSLGAFSKMFVACIVNYIFNFLLEWSPSGMFFIFASFSGLTILFVAKMVPETKGRTLEEIEASMLI; encoded by the exons ATGGAGAGGGAAAGCATGGAAGAAGGACTTATCAAGAAATCCATGACTAAAAATGACACAAAAAGCAATGGAAAAGAAGATATTATGGGCTCATCTGTCACTCCACTTCTTCTCGTTAGCACTGTTCTTAGTGGATTGGTTGCTCTCTCCAATGGCTGTGCT GCTGGATATACATCTGCTGCTGAAGCTGGAATTATGGAAGACTTGAGTCTATCTATTGCTCAG TTCTCATTATTTGGTTCGATTTTAAATTTTGGAAGCATGCTTGGTGCAATTGCAAGTGGAAAGCTAGCAGATCTCATGGGAAGGAAACTT ACGATGTTGCTGATGGACATATTACTTATCATTGGGTGGTCAGCAATCATTTTTGCACAG GGCGCTTTGTGGCTTCAATTTGGAAGATTGTCATTGGGATTTGGATTTGGGATTCTCACCTTCTTG TTACCAGTATATATTGCTGAAATAACACCAAAAAGTATCCGGGGAAGATTTTCAGGAGCAGTTATG CTGATGCTAAATGTTGGTGTTTCTGTGATGTTTTTTGTCGGAAATCTCATTGCATGGCGATCCTTGGCTGTAATAG GGGTTTTACCAATTCTCATTCATGTGCTGGGGTTATATTTTGTACCGGAGTCACCTAGATGGTTG GCAAATACTGGTCGAGAAATACAGTTTGAAGATACTCTACAACGCCTAAGGGGCCTAAATGCTGATATTACGGGAGAAGCAACTGAAATAAGA GATTCAATTGCAACTCTTCATCAGCTCTCAGAACCAAGATTCATGGAAATGTTTGAGAAAAAATATGCTCGTTCCCTCATT GTAGTAATTGGTACGCTGGTATTGTTACCACTTGGTGGTAGTCTTGGGCTTGTGTTCTATGCAAGTTCGATTTTCAGAGCAGCTG GTGCTTCAGTTACCCTCGGTACCACAGCATATGCAATAATTCAG ATTCCGGTTGGTGCTTTGGGTGTACTCTCATTAGATAGAACAGGAAGACGTCCACTTCTGCTG GTATCTTTTATCGGGGCTTTCTTGGGGAGCGTTTTTGCAGGAGTAGCATTTGTCTTACAG GATCTTAATCCGTGGAAGGAGCTGAGCGGCACATTAGTGCTCATTGGCGTTCTG GTAAATCTTTTATCATACGCAGCGGCGGTTTCTGTACCATGGGTTATCATGGCTGAG ATGCTTCCAATAAACATTAAGGGTTCTGCTGGAAGTCTTGGAGCATTTTCAAAGATGTTCGTTGCTTGTATTGTTAACTATATCTTCAATTTTTTACTGGAATGGAGTCCATCAG GAATGTTCTTCATATTTGCGAGTTTCAGTGGTCTGACGATTCTGTTTGTTGCGAAGATGGTTCCAGAAACAAAAGGAAGAACATTAGAGGAGATAGAAGCATCAATGCTCATTTAG